A region from the Bradyrhizobium erythrophlei genome encodes:
- a CDS encoding class I SAM-dependent methyltransferase, whose amino-acid sequence MLARDWYYNERRRLGLDSAVASIYDRHDDSDLRARAALTMLGVQPGWRLADIGCGNGVLACEAALLGAEVDAIDISPAMLALADIQARDRKVAIRTQPAGLLSFAYKPNSYDLIVSEFTLHHLPDFWKAVALSRIHDALKPGANFYLRDIVFVSTPDGVERDVEQWADFSIKNHDFNRGSVMTHMRDEYSTFGWVIERMLTDAGFTLVSVDYHAPLHGTYLLQKPKTGGQG is encoded by the coding sequence CTACGACCGCCATGACGACAGCGACCTCCGCGCCCGCGCGGCGCTGACCATGCTCGGCGTGCAGCCGGGCTGGCGGCTGGCCGATATCGGCTGCGGCAACGGTGTGCTCGCCTGCGAGGCGGCGCTGTTGGGCGCCGAGGTCGACGCCATCGATATTTCGCCGGCGATGCTGGCGCTGGCTGACATCCAGGCCAGGGATCGAAAGGTGGCGATCCGCACCCAGCCTGCGGGCCTCCTGAGCTTCGCCTACAAGCCGAATTCCTATGACCTGATCGTCAGCGAATTCACGCTGCATCATCTGCCGGACTTCTGGAAGGCGGTGGCGCTGTCGCGGATCCATGACGCGCTGAAGCCCGGCGCGAATTTCTATCTGCGCGACATCGTGTTTGTCTCTACGCCCGACGGCGTGGAGCGCGATGTCGAACAATGGGCCGATTTCAGCATCAAGAACCACGATTTCAACCGCGGCAGCGTGATGACCCATATGCGCGACGAATATTCGACCTTCGGCTGGGTGATCGAGCGGATGCTGACCGACGCCGGCTTCACGCTGGTCTCGGTCGATTATCACGCGCCGCTGCACGGCACGTACCTTCTGCAGAAACCGAAAACCGGCGGACAGGGCTAG